The Eleginops maclovinus isolate JMC-PN-2008 ecotype Puerto Natales chromosome 10, JC_Emac_rtc_rv5, whole genome shotgun sequence nucleotide sequence CAGACACACTCCGCCATTTCCCACGCACCGGTTTTCACTTTTAGTCTTAAGGGTTAATAGTCTGTGTGCTTTGGActcattgattttgttttgtaggccttgtttttttaaattttattaactcgtttttgtttgtgtaattttgGCTCTAATTACAAGTAATAAAATGCGGTTTGAAAATATTCCCAAAAAGGTGAACGTGCTTGCAGAGGGCCCCTTGTTTCAACGTTTCATTAAATACAACCAAACTAACTAAAtcagccaaaaataaaataggtatTTACTAAGCatgactttttattatttccttatTTGGAGTTGCACAAACAAatgctgtgtttatttaataaataattgtgcaagattttttttttaatgatatattaAGTTTGCTTTCAGGTACAAAACTTTTGGAACGTTTTTTCGTTTTCGTTTGACAATTTGTAATTTtagtttgaagaaaaatgttgaaaaaacaatttaaaggaATTGAACCGGTCCGAGATAATTGGAAATATTAcagtttttaattataaaacaacaacatatttacacaaacaGGACTGAATATGAATTATTATAAATGGCAAAGCATACAATCCATACATCTaatacattcattcattaaatcaaatgtaaacttTGGGAAATGGGGATATTTTCATCCAAAAATGAAATCCTtacaacttcaaataaatgagGTATTTTCCCATTATTTTTATCTTGAAATTGGAAACTCACTCATTATATTTGGCATTTGTTGTGACTGTAATATCGCcagtatttcaaaatgaaatccaAAAAGAAAAGGCTCGGCTAAAACGAGCTCTTATAATAAACTAAGATGATATATCCGCTCTACCTTACTGCTATCAGGCCACATCAACAGCAggtaattattgtttttcttttaacacaaTAAACCAGTCAATCCAATGTATGGCATTCATATAAACAGAACTCAGAAATAGAATAGAGATTACATTACTTAAATTACTAAATTACACGACATGAAAGAACGCAATCAACAGGTGTGTTCCCTTTTAATCAGCTGATCCAGTGTGTGTACAAACTTGATCTGTCTGTGCCAAGAGCTTCAAGCATGAGTGACGTTCATCATGTAACACCGGTGAACTCTCTGGGCCCTTGTggggtgcacacacacacacacacacacacacacacacacacacacacacacacacacacacacacacacacacacacacacacacacacaccggcagcAACATGGCTGCACTTGTGGAATGAGAGGCCGGCCGTGCTGTGCAGATattagtgtttctgtgtgatgGGGCCTGGAGGACAGATTAGGCTGTtcatcctctgctctgctccGGCTCCTCCTACGCTGTGTTCTTTTTCCTGAGGCAGAAAACAGTCGGAAGAAAAGAAAACGTATTGTTTGCTTTGTTGATGCGGATGGATTGGGAGATAGTGTGCTGGAGAAGGTGTTGCAATGACAGATGGGCCAAGCTTGGATAAGAATGGGATGTTTTGATAGAAAAGGTAAAAATAGGATTGGGGACATATCATAAATGCATAATACATGACTATATCTGGTTTTCCTCATCTGCAAAATTggatcatttttgttttcatgtcacCAGAAGGATTTGAAACAGTGTGCAGAGGAAGGTGTTGCAATGACAGATTTGGCAAAAGCTTGAATCAGAATGCGATGTTTTGATAGAAAGGCAAGAAAAAGGAATAGAGGCAAATCCGAAATTCATATAACATGACTGAAACTATATCTGGTTTTCATTGTGGgttatttttttccatgtttcttACAGCTTGGCCACACATTGATGCGTTTCTGGTGGGATAATTGTGTGAAAACCACACCTTATGGTGGTGCGCTGCtgaaatatgacatgtgggtCTTCATTCCTATCTATTATGTGGCGAGCTGAGGCTGTGATGATAAATCCCGGCATCCTGCAGGGGTCGTGGACTGTCAGTCTGAGTGTACGGTCCATGCGACACAGGGTTACTTGTAAAACATGATGTGTCAGTCTAGAAGAGCATAGCAGTTGCCTGGGAATGTGCTCTCAGTTTGTACACAAAGAATGCTGTCACTCTGCATCAGAATTGCGTGATGGAGAAACTCGACGGGGTTGCGTGTGTGAGAGGCAGAACACACACCTTTGTCAGACACACCTCTGCAGAGACTGTGCAGCAGAGTAGACGCCAGTGAGTCTGGGCTGCATTCAGGAGTATGACTGTTTTAAACATCATCCCTTCGTGTGTATTAGGACAGCCACGGCGAGGACTCATCCCTGCCCTATGACTGCAGGGCTCGCCTTTGTTCTTCCACCGCAATACTGACATAATTACAAGCCTTTAAAGAGCCTCCCCACTTTGCTTTCTCCCCGTCCCACCTCTCGTCCCCACACCTTTGGCCCTGCTCGGTTTCGACACATATTCACATCCAGGATTCAAATCCCTCTGCATTAAGCTGCTTGAAGCGCCTCACAAGGAGCCGTGCACAAATGCCCATAGGCCTCCGCGTGTTCAAAGCTTCAGTGTTTATCTTCATTTGAACCCCCATGATCCCATTCATCCGTCAAAAAGTGTGACTCTCCTGTGAACTGTACGCCCACAAAGGTTGTTTTCCCACTCATAACATAGGCTCTAAATGCAACACCTGCTCCTATTGCTGTCAGTCACTGTTTGCCAAATACTGCTACCATAATCCCAATGCTGCTATAATAGCCTCGATTTCCAGTGATGATGTTCAGCTGCgaggctttgtgtgtgtattttgcgGCCATAATATGAAACTGCAACCTTTCTTCTTTGTGGCCGAAATCTTTACTAGAATATGTGGCTTTGTGTGCCAATTTTTATCAACGAACCAAGgagaaaatgtaactttatgTTGGTTATTAGCACCAGATATTACTAGTAGGGTATTGTGTTAAAGGTTGTCGtaacatacactgaaaaaactggaacattgacttaaattaaatataatatttcaaaagatttcacatcactgtatttgttagttgaaagcaatgataacatttaaataataagtatTAGTTCAacttaataatatattttaggCTCTAACTGCATCACTGGCTCCTATTGCTGTCAGCCACGGTTTGCAAAATACTGCTACCATAATGCCAATGCTTTTTCTAATAGCCACCGTACGATATAATCTCCCAGTGATGATCTACATCTGCGAGGCTCTATGTGTGAATCTCGCGCCCACATTATGAAACTCGCCTCCCCACAACCTTTCTTCTCAGTGACTGAATTTTTTACTATGATAATAATATGTGGCTTTGTTCTGGCTGGCTTGCTTCGGCTGAGGCCTGTGGGGAATCGGGAAGCAGTCCAGCCCCCAGAAGGCCTTCTTTTCAGATTCCCAGTAGTTGCAGGCAGGGTAGGACATGACCAAAATGAGGGGGTTGGACGGCAGCAAAGCACCACCATCAACCCCAAACACTCTTATAATTTCACTGCAGCTTGCATATTCAGCTGGGAGAAATCTGTATCGAACTGCAACACATGGTCCCTGTCTTCACTGGAAATATAGCCTTGCAGGCAGGAAGTCCACTCTTTTTCTCCTCCCACTGTGTTGTGGATTTACTCTGCTTGAGAGTGAGTCAACACAGTGTGAAAAATGGAGACAGGGTTGCTCTTTGAGCCTGTGGTCATCATTTTCTCCCCCGCAGTATATTCCCATGCACCTTGTGTTTGCTGACTGTGCTACATACTGTCCTCTCTTATGTTTGCTGCTATGTTTATGAAGCCTGACATTTAGTAAGAAATAGATTGaaattagtgtttttatttaattaaaaactgaaatcaagCATTCAGAGTGTCATTCTTCTGTCTCCTTCAAGTTCAAATCTTCACTCTAATTCGTTTTTAGAGCAATCAAATAGGCAATTTGCATTAGAGCTTTTTTCCAGTcagtttttgtgtatttttatatatatctatatatatagatatatatgtTTGTTGAAGACACATTGCACATAGACAAGACATTTTGGTACCACAATGGGAACCACAGTTACAGAATAACAACAACCAGTGATCATCTTAACTTGTACATCAACTGAAGAAGAGCTTTTTAACCTTTCCCTGCTCTTTAAAGCGTACAAAATCCAactttttgtgtcatttattcCCTTAAGCACTAATGGTAATTTTTAATGATGGTAACCGTGCATCATAACCGTTGTCTGATTTATGACGAGACCATGAGTGAGGAGCGTTTAAAATAGGCTGTATAATTTATTGCCCGTTAAACAAGCCTGTGTTTGACAAAGCATGTGTAATGGTCTCTGGACATGTAGTGTCATAGGCAGTAAAATACGTTTTATTTATGGgcctttgatttttttttgtatgcaaGCGATGTCCATAAATCCCCGAAAAACGTAAATGCTTGctcaaaaaaaaacaacaacattattagATGATTTCTCAGTGATCGCGAGATTTTAGAGTCACCGTGACTTTATCACGTCATAATAGGCCACGTGAATCTTTCATTAAACTTTTACAGCCGAAAATCATTTTAAGTCGAATtttgaaaatctgaaaaatcaCCTGTTTGTAGTTTTCGTTTAAATCAATTCCAGTTTCCAAAAACGTAATGAATGATCGCGAAGATAACACTACTATTGAAATAACgggaatataaatgtgtttttctgcgAGAATCAAAGGGAGGGAGAATGTTATAAACGAAACAATAGTTATTAACaccagttattattattattagtattattgttgttgttgttgttgttgttgttgttgttattattattattgttattattattgttgttattattattattattattattattattattattaggctACTGCGTTACATTTCTATCCAGATTGTAGATGCTCATATTAGCCATTTCACTTCTCTAATCCCCcttcatattatatttataaaacaccATTGCTCAAATTATCAAACCGTTtgtcaaatgcaaaaacaaaaaacgtgtCAAGtaagaaattaaattaaaataagcctttatttttatatctttatgAAGCAGGTAtgttttaaagcaaatacaGACTTTacaaaatctgactttttttttttaatacaatggAACCCagataacatttcagaaacccAAATAACATTTCTATAGCCAAATATCTTCTTAATGTATAAGGAGGAGGGTCCCATGATAATGAGGTTAATGGAGGAGCTCCAGTGACAGCCGGCTGCTGAGCACCAATCAGAGACCGAGGCAGAGTGTTTGAGGCTCCGCAGGCAGGAGGTGTTTGAAAACCATGTCAGCTCCTCCAATGATGTAAAGAAGGATCGCTTTCGCTTTTATTCGATTATTCTTGCCTCTTAAAACACTTGTGAACATGCACTCTGTAACTTATTACAGCGGGAAAACTGTTTTCACCAGCAAAGCGTTGGACTtaagtgtgtatttgttcagAGTTTGACCGAGAGAACTCATGAGAGAGTCTTCAGAGCGACGGGTTTATGGACTCGCGTATTAGCTAATGATGTCTATGGGTTTCATGCCTCCTGACAGTCTGAATGCCTCAGATCCCTCCAAATCGGCCTTCCTAGAATTTGGCCACGGACATCTGGCACACCAGCAGCACTCCCAGGGACTCTCTCATATTTACCCCGTTCATGGAGTTCATGCTACTGGACATTCCCAGCACGAAAGTCCTTTTCCTGGCAGCGCGTCCTATGGCCGATCTTTGGGATACGCCTACCCGGGCGCTGGGAACTCTCATCCCCCGTCTGCGTACATGTCCTACCAGCACAACaaccacagcaacagcagcagcctggCCCACGGCCGATTAGAGCACACAGGTATGTGGGAAAGTCAAATGCAAGTCAAATAAACTGTTCTGTTTTAAACTGTATCATTATTGTCTATTCAACTCTGATTTAGGCACCAAGCACAATTACGCACAGGGTGAAAATCCCCCTAATATTTTCCCTGTCAGAAATATCACTTGGATTTTTTGTAATTATCAAAATAAGTTATTCCCCCCCGTCATATTTAATACGGTGTATCAAAAGTTAAATCAAGGCAGGCATAATTGAGTGTCCAAACAAGGCCTAGCAGTCAATCCACCGCCTCTCAGGGTGCTGCCTCTCCATGTTATCTAATGGCTCCACATGCTATCATTAATTTTTATTGACCATCATTTTTGGTGGGTAATTTAAATTATGGCTCCATTTATCCTGGGCCTCATTGTTGGCGCAAAGGTCGAAAGCATTCCAGAAAACAGCAGTCCTTTCATCTCTGTGTGATttaataaaactacatttaaagcaTTGTGAAGCTTTAATATGATAATTAGTTCAAAGTAATTttttgggggagggggggaattAAAGGCCTCGGAATTATGTGTTTATAGCATTCAGCGCAGGGCCTGTCAGGCACTATATTCCCTCTTtgtaataaatgtgtaaaattaAAGAAGCGCTTATATTGTTCCAGAGGTTTTTATCTTTCTTATTATTCACTCAAATGTTACATACTTCAGTTTTGACCTAAagagaaataataaaacctCCCCTTTTCCACTGACCCTTCAGCAGAGCGGGAAAAGTCCACGGTGATTGAAGGCAGGGACATCCGTCTGAATGGAAAGGGGAAGAAGATCCGGAAGCCTCGGACCATCTACTCCAGTCTGCAGCTGCAGGCTCTGCACCAGCGCTTCCAGCAGACCCAGTACCTGGCTCTGCCGGAGCGTGCGGATCTGGCGGCCAAACTGGGACTCACCCAGACTCAGGTGGGCCTTGAACTCACCATGGTGTCCTGAATAAATTAGATTCGTCCCACCACGGGTACATTAACATTGCTCCTGCAGAGAGGACGATGCAGATCAATTACAAAATCAAAAGGAGTTGGCTAACGAAATGAATCAAAAGCCAGGTTCACctaaaaattacaaataaaaggaGACATTTAAAGGTACGGAAAATAGCAGAAATAAGTGAACGTATCAAAAGAGATAGCAGCTAATGACATTAATACATTGccgaaaaaaataatatattgtacAGTTTTCCAGCCTTAAGTATTGCAGTTCCAGCTAGTGTGTGGGGTCCAAGATATGAACAATATTAGcctatatttattataaaaaatgaatacgTTTGTTAAATATTCTCACTATAATCCTGCCATGTGTACCAGGCCTGCAATATTTACTATTCCGTGGCTTATTAAATAGAACTAAATGGCCAATATTTTATATCTAGACTTAATCTAATCTAACTCAAAACAAACTTTAACTCAAATGGGACTGAGAGAAAGTGGATGTTGAAACACTCGGAAAGGAAACCTCTTATTGCTGCATTATTTAAGGATCAAGGAGCTTGAGCAGATCAAATGAGAAACCAAATTGTTGTGATGTGTAACTCGATCCTTTAATGCAGGTCTTATTTACTGTGCTTAATTTCGTGGCTGTATTTCCCTGGTCCTGAAATGCTCTCGTGGAATGAAGCAAGGCCACAGTTACACAATTATTACAAGAGAAATCCGACAGCCATTACAGGTCTGCAGAAATCGGGCTGTCACCTTTTAATTAATGCAGCTCCTTCATAAcctttacttatttatttttaattgttattgtttttaaaaaagcatcgTTACTCGGCATTTTCTTGAAATGGAAATgctgaaaatgtttaataaaggCATCATAGGAATAACTTTAGGAGCATGAGCATATTATAGAGACAGGTGCACGTTTCGCTGTCTTCTGATTCTAAACTTGGACATAAAAAGTCCCTTTGATGTCTTTTGGCTTTGTTtagactttcaaaataagacataaTCGACGAATGAGCTCAATCATCTAAACTGCCTCCTGCATATTTTTCCATAATCTCTCAAACTCAATAATTATCTCAcatgcttttttcccctcagaTCTTTatgtggtgtttttatttggCCCTTTTAACGCACTATATCAATATTCCCACCATTGTTCTCGTGTAAAAATAGCCATCTTATTTTGGAATCAGCAGAAATGTTTAGCGACCCACCACAGCACGATTTTATTTCACAATGCCGTTTAGTCTCGGCTGGTTGCTGTCACGCTCGTGCACCATTGGAGTCATAAAGCAGCGAACAATAAGAGGGCTCAGTTTTAATGGCACTTAAACATGAACGCTGAATGGCGAACAATGCACCAGGAGCAGGCCTGGGATTTGCGGCAAAACAGCACAATGAAGAGGAGAGTTATGAGGCTTTTATTGTTCCCAATATTCACTTGAGGCACAAAAGGGTTTAATTGAGTGGTAAATAGgctaataaaaacacatgtgcGGTATTTGTCCTTTACATTACTGCTGATTCTCGAGATAAAGATAAGATGTCGTTTTATTGGGAAATTAATTTACCTCAGCAGCATGTATAGACAAACACTGcgaatttaaaaaagaaatacatttaataagcaAATGTATAAAGAGTCAAATGAACGAATAAACAGAACAGATGTTCATATCAACAGTGAATAATCGAGAGTATATCTATTGACTATAGTTATTTAGCAGCAGTTTTACCGCAGTGACAATTATGCACATTTTCCCTCTTCTGGGTGAAAATATGGTTTCAGAATAAGCCCTCCCAATATCCACTTAAGGCCCAAATGGGTTTAATTGAGTGGTAAAAATCTTAGTAAAGCCATTTGCggtataataaatataatataaagttCTGATTCTTCACCGCAGTGACGATTATGCgcatttttctctccttttagGTGAAAATATGGTTTCAGAATAAACGCTCCAAGTATAAAAAGATCATGAAGCATGGCAGTGGATCCGAGGGGGAACATCTCCACAGCACGAGCTCCATCTCCCCCTGCTCCCCTGGCCTCCCCCAGCTCTGGGAGGTCTCCATGGCGAACAAAGGGGCCCAAATGCACCCCAACAACTACATGAACACTTTTGGTCACTGGTATCCAAACCACCACCATCACCCCCACCAGGACGCGATGCCCCGGCCTCAGATGATGTGATTGGATTGTTTTTGGTGGCGCGCGGGCCTTACAATGAACTTCCTGGTTTTATATcgaggcccccccccccacgcctATCAGAACtggattttgtttaaatgtgtgtttttaatagatCTTGTTTATATTCTGTGTATTTCGTGTGCGTTTGGGAATTCACAGCAAAATTCGACCAggattcaaatatatatattttataggtTTGCAACTTCTGCTGCACAACTCTCTAACATGTGGATTAAGTGTGTGCAGTTTAACATGGGACTCTGgataaagactttaaaaaatatattgtgtgCATGGTTCTACTTTTTTGGCTTTCAGCTGTATGGCCAAACAAGAAAGTGGTATCAAATACTTCTAAAGACGAGTAGATGTGATTTTATTAATCAAactgtgggggaaaaaaatccagattAATAGCAATATTTATCTACAAGACTTAAACCCGTATAAATACAGTGCATCGAGACTGGCTCACTGTAATGAGcaacgtttttt carries:
- the dlx4b gene encoding homeobox protein Dlx4b isoform X1, translating into MMSMGFMPPDSLNASDPSKSAFLEFGHGHLAHQQHSQGLSHIYPVHGVHATGHSQHESPFPGSASYGRSLGYAYPGAGNSHPPSAYMSYQHNNHSNSSSLAHGRLEHTAEREKSTVIEGRDIRLNGKGKKIRKPRTIYSSLQLQALHQRFQQTQYLALPERADLAAKLGLTQTQVKIWFQNKRSKYKKIMKHGSGSEGEHLHSTSSISPCSPGLPQLWEVSMANKGAQMHPNNYMNTFGHWYPNHHHHPHQDAMPRPQMM
- the dlx4b gene encoding homeobox protein Dlx4b isoform X2 — translated: MMSMGFMPPDSLNASDPSKSAFLEFGHGHLAHQQHSQGLSHIYPVHGVHATGHSQHESPFPGSASYGRSLGYAYPGAGNSHPPSAYMSYQHNNHSNSSSLAHGRLEHTEREKSTVIEGRDIRLNGKGKKIRKPRTIYSSLQLQALHQRFQQTQYLALPERADLAAKLGLTQTQVKIWFQNKRSKYKKIMKHGSGSEGEHLHSTSSISPCSPGLPQLWEVSMANKGAQMHPNNYMNTFGHWYPNHHHHPHQDAMPRPQMM